The proteins below come from a single Papaver somniferum cultivar HN1 chromosome 11, ASM357369v1, whole genome shotgun sequence genomic window:
- the LOC113320517 gene encoding uncharacterized protein LOC113320517 has protein sequence MSASDDQKEILEYLYPVTRDYVSQVTGDAGPSPFANSMGACLVIALIEADSYGTALSICRQFPYLVKQMVAVAEGEYSLLQKIVERPFSFLSGANLTWWERSIYSLIEVNMDRPMDYDITIDKDKLSPGSSKGTKKDEENPPETSKGSATSEGISTDYKGNITGYISVYLRRYLMLVPHVKQLYNKKLMHQQAVALVKNGLTSLYESKTNLQLENYFSNSSIMSTAIKYGSTEFVLECLGTFRFLIYHPDLSLKISKMVIEERNVKMFNYICEENEKLKRDRLSFLDENKNTILHYAATLASTRQLNSIPGAAFQVQKQMQWFKGVESIVLRKDRFVRNGDGHTARFYSQRTTRN, from the exons ATGAGTGCATCAGATGATCAAAAGGAGATATTGGAATATCTCTACCCTGTAACTAGAGACTATGTATCCCAGGTTACTGGGGACGCCGGTCCAAGTCCATTTGCCAATAGTATGGGTGCGTGTCTAGTTATCGCGCTAATTGAAGCAGATTCCTATG GTACTGCATTATCTATTTGCCGGCAGTTTCCATATTTGGTTAAACAAATGGTTGCGGTAGCCGAAGGCGAGTATTCCCTATTACAAAAGATTGTAGAGAGGCCGTTTTCATTTCTCAGCGGTGCTAATCTAACATGGTGGGAACGCAGCATCTACTCAT TGATTGAAGTGAACATGGATCGTCCAATGGACTATGACATCACGATAGACAAAGATAAGCTTTCGCCTGGAAGCTCCAAAGGCACCAAAAAAGATGAAGAGAACCCTCCAGAGACCTCTAAAGGCTCCGCAACTAGTGAGGGCATCTCGACTGATTATAAGGGAAATATAACCGGTTACATTTCAGTCTATCTCAGGCGCTACTTAATGCTag TGCCTCATGTCAAACAGTTATATAACAAAAAGTTGATGCACCAACAAGCCGTTGCTTTGGTTAAAAATGGATTAACTTCTCTTTATGAATCAAAGACCAACTTACAACTGGAAAACTATTTCAGTAATTCGAGCATCATGAGTACAGCCATAAAATACGGATCCACGGAATTTGTATTGGAGTGTCTTGGGACATTTAGATTCCTAATTTATCATCCAGACCTGAGTTTAAAAATAAGTAAAATGGTTATTGAAGAGCGGAATGTGAAGATGTTTAACTACATTTGTGAAGAAAACGAAAAATTGAAAAGGGATAGACTTTCTTTTTTGGACGAAAATAAAAACACTATCTTACACTACGCTGCCACATTAGCCAGTACTCGTCAACTCAACTCCATACCCGGTGCAGCATTTCAAGTGCAGAAACAAATGCAGTGGTTTAAG GGGGTTGAAAGCATTGTGTTACGGAAGGATAGGTTTGTAAGAAATGGCGATGGGCATACAGCCCGATTTTATTCACAGAGAACCACAAGGAATTAA
- the LOC113324708 gene encoding uncharacterized protein LOC113324708, whose protein sequence is MSSTITTTAEGDHAHRLHEAVVRSTTQIVESQQAAMEAMFCKLIECQAYNHHQMLELLTSINKGLAELNHRNVLLANSVPSNIQKEEAGEVVENELPGDNKQLHKEDEDQVGEEAPVADGRVTHEINEEDDDQVNEEALLEDAQVTQDLNEEDDQVNEEALLEDVQVTQELNEEDDQVNGEAPVEHGQVTQGLTEEDFLLLFARLLTEGQVTHEINEENDDQVNEDGQVTHEINEEDGDQVNEEAPVTVEIHEEGAHRESVCDFSGLEPLCEAVDQKDWKTAIKYVMSNQTTIEEIFRVRDLGKEIEVIFGKAVFASQWNLVEEIAKLAPPKALERLNALNGFTILHMAAAYGNIKIVQALVNKTRT, encoded by the exons ATGTCGAGTACTATTACCACGACTGCCGAAGGTGATCATGCTCACCGGTTGCACGAAGCAGTAGTACGTTCTACCACACAAATTGTGGAATCTCAACAAGCTGCTATGGAAGCGATGTTCTGTAAGCTTATTGAATGCCAAGCATATAATCATCATCAGATGTTAGAATTGTTAACATCAATTAACAAAGGACTTGCAGAACTAAATCATCGAAATGTGTTACTAGCAAATAGTGTTCCTAGTAATATTCAGAAAGAAGAAGCAGGTGAAGTCGTCGAAAATGAATTGCCAGGTGACAATAAGCAATTGCACAAAG AGGATGAGGATCAAGTGGGTGAAGAAGCTCCGGTAGCGGATGGCCGAGTGACTCATGAgataaatgaagaagatgatgatcaaGTGAATGAAGAGGCTCTCCTAGAGGATGCCCAAGTGACACAAGATctaaatgaagaagatgatcaaGTGAATGAAGAGGCTCTCCTAGAGGATGTCCAAGTGACACAAGAGctaaatgaagaagatgatcaaGTGAATGGAGAGGCTCCGGTAGAGCATGGTCAAGTGACTCAAGGGCTAACTGAAGAAGACTTTTTATTACTTTTTGCTCGGTTGCTAACTGAAGGTCAAGTGACTCATGAGataaatgaagaaaatgatgatcaAGTGAATGAGGATGGTCAAGTGACTCATGAgataaatgaagaagatggtgatcaAGTAAATGAAGAGGCTCCGGTGACAGTTGAGATACATGAAGAAGGTGCTCATCgagaaagtgtttgtgattttagTGGGTTGGAGCCCCTATGTGAAGCTGTAGACCAAAAAGACTGGAAAACGGCTATCAAATATGTTATGAGTAATCAAACAACCATTGAAGAAATTTTTAGAGTAAGAGATTTAGGAAAAGAAATTGAAGTGATATTTGGGAAAGCTGTATTCGCGTCACAGTGGAATTTGGTGGAGGAGATTGCAAAACTAGCTCCACCAAAAGCACTTGAGCGTTTGAATGCTCTGAATGGTTTTACAATACTGCACATGGCTGCAGCGTATGGAAATATTAAAATTGTTCAGGCGCTGGTAAACAAAACCCGTACTTGA